CCAGTGCTGGGGTaatttttgtgtgcttgtttgtttgtttgttttttctgaccTCTCTTCAGTTTCgatgttatctttatttaataTTCTAGACATtcacacatgtacgcacgcacagcacgcacacacacacacgcacacacacacacacacacacacacacacacacacacacacacacacacacacacacacacacacacacacacacacacacacacacacacacacatatatatatatatatatatatatatatatatatatatatatatatatatatatacacacatactcacatacatacatacatacatatatatacatatacatatacatatacatatatatatatgcataaacacatacacacacgcatacacttacatacatacatacatacacacatacatatacataaacacacaaacacacacacgtacacatacatacacacattcccgCTGACCTATACTGCCTCCCGTATTCCCtgctcccccctacccccatgcACACACCCTACACCCCCCACGTCCCCTCTCACACACCCTCTCCACGCCTTCAGCCCACCGAAGTGTGCAACCTGAAGCtcccttaacaccccccccccctccttttcccctccaccctccctccggACTCTCCCGTCACCCTCCTTTACATCTGCTCCTCCCCTTCGGTCccacttatccccctccccctccttcagtctccccatcccccaactcccctcccctcttccccaccttcttcccttcccccaactccccttccatctccccctctcccctaccctcctcccccagctccctccccctccatccccatctccctacaccccttccacccctcccccaccacccctttccccacccccacgccccctccAGACTTCCGCAAGACCGCCCGCAGGTCGTGGGTGTAAGAATCTACAGGTTCCTTTGGGCATAATCCATCGGCCAGCCCGCCCCTTCCTTGACCTGACTCAGCCTCGTCTTTGACCTTAGATgcgggcggaggagagggggggggggagtggaagggggggggagtgaaggatgCTTACCTGTggttattcctttttattccttttttcatgtattatattagtgtttttatttctctttaggTAAAGATTGTGTGCTCTCTTCATTTGACTTTGTCTCATTGATGATTGTGAATTCCGTCGCTCTCTGTTGCGTACTTATTCGCTTGGTCGTGGATTTCGCTGAGCATGTACACACCtgtctatcttcccctcccctccccctccctctccccctctctcgccacattgccccccctcccctcttcccatgcGGGTGATttccctttacccccaccccccctgcccGGCCCCCAACAACCCTTAACGACCTGAACTGACCTGGGTACTCCTCAGGGTATTCGTCCACCCTTAtatctcacgcacacgcacacgcacacacgcacatactcgtATGTACGTGAATATACACAAGGGAAAATCCcgacacacgtagacacacatacacacacacacacacgcacatgtacgttGATAAAGATAGTACAAAAATATACGTACAAGCTGACAAATAAACGTACAAACACACTGAGAGAACGACCAACCAAAATGCGTATACACACATCCcacggatatacacacacacacacacagacacctatgCACAAACGTGCACATACAgacacctatcccccccccacccgactccctcccaatccccctcccccctcctccccctttcccgtgtccccatccctccccccctttcccgtgccccccccccctttccccctcgctgtgaaagggagggaatttgtttttattgtcttgaTGATCGACTGCTTTGAGGTTGTCTTgacctttcttcattttcttttgtcttccttctcGTTCCCGTTtctcccttgtttctctctttcttttccctctctcggcatttgtctgtctgtctgtctgtctgtctgtctctctctctctctctctttctgtctatacatgtatatgtatatttaaatacacacacacacacacacacacacacacacacacacacacacacacacacacacacacacacatatatatatatatatatatatatatatatatatatatatatatatatatatatagtgaaagtgacaaatagatagacagatagttttaGATCTCTCACACTATGCATTACACCACGAACACGAACAACACGATGCTCAAGCATAAAACGTTCAAAGGCCAAAACACACGCTAATCCGTttcaaataacaaacaacaaaatatcatTTAAGTtctaaataataaacatacacaacaacaaagcacaatttctaaaaaaaaaatagccattcAAACCTGCaaataatatcaacagcaacaattACAAAACATTACATTTACACGACAAACGCACGGCATTCCATCCAgtaatcaacaaaaaataacgaatcacaaataatacacaatttctaaacaacaaacacacatcattCAAACCTgcaaataattacaacaacaacatttaCAAAGCATATCTTTACAATTAAACGACAttacaaccaacaaaaacaacaaatcaaaaaGAACTTCGCCATTCAAACCTgcaaataattacagcaataacaattacaaatataTCGTTTTTACACAACAGACAACATTCCAACCAGCAAACAAATAATCGCAAGTAAAACACAATTCCAAAGCAACAACAAACCCTCGCCATTCCAGCAGAGAAACAAAAACGAAGCAGCATGCGTCGAGACAACGAGCACCGCGTTCGAACCCCTGGAATGAGAAGAAACCTCGGCGACATCCCGCGGCTTAATTCACATAATTGTTCAAAAGCTGTTCAAAGAAGCGCACTTTGTGTCACGTTCTTCTAAGACATGTCAAAGtggtttccttctcctctcctctccttctttattttcgcctttgtttttctatttttcgtctttctttctttctgtcttctttgaGACTTCGTATTTTTCAGTCCCAACTtcctgtgcgtatgtgtgggtgttttatcgCGAAGGATGTAAAAACGGACACAACGTTCGAGTGAAACGTTTCGAGGCGGTAAAAATGACAGTACTTTGCTATTCGCACTGTCATTACTTCGCCATTCGCACTGCCAGCTCGCTCGTTGTCGTAGTAAATAGTAGGGACGTAAATACAGGTGAGAATTTGTGCGAGTTTGTCTTTGCGGTAGAAAATAACAGGGTATTATTATCTTGtcattatttatgtgtttgtactTGGACAGGTTGGCTGATATGTAGACAAACAAGCGCTTACCTTTAGTTTAATGTATTATACATCtgtatgtttgtgcacacacacacacacacacacacacacacacacacacacacacacacacacacacacacacacacacacacacacacacacacacataatacatatatatatatatatatatatatatatatatatatatataatatatatataatatatatatatatatataacacacacacacaacacataataataatatataatatatataatatatatatatatatatatatatatatatatatatatattatatatatatatatatatatatataaatatatatgattagtattattattgtgtgtgtgttgtgatgtgtgtgtgtgtgtgtgtgtgtgtgtgtgtgtgtgtgtgtgtgtgcgtgtgatatagtgtagtgtgtatgtatgtgtgtgtgtgtgtgttggtgtgtggtgtagtatatgtatatatatgtgtatgcatatatgtatgtatatatgtgtattaattatatatatatatatatatatatatatatatatatatatatatatatatatagtaattatatatatatatatatatatatatatatatatgtgtgtgtgtgtgtgtgtgtgtgtgtgtgtgtgtgtgtgtgtgtgtgtgtgtggtgtgtggtgtgtggtgtgtgttgtgtgtgtgtgtgtggggagggtgtttccatatatatatatgtatatatgtatatatatatatatatatatatatatatatatatatatatatatatatatatatatatgtatatatatatatatatatatatatatatatatataaatagagagagagagagaggagagagagagagagagagagagatacatatatataaatacacatatagatacatatatacatacatacatatatatttatatatatgtatgtatatatgtatatatatgcacatatatatctgtctatctatctatatatttatctacctatctatctgtctgtctatctatctctctatctatctgtctatctatttatctatctatttgcctgtctatctatctctctgtgtatctgtctacctatctatatgtctatctttctatctctctctctatctgtccatatgtatatatgtatatatgtatatgtgtgtgtgtgtgtgtatagatatatatatgtatatatttacatatatataatgggttataGAGGAGTCCCGTTGGAAACGAATTcgtatcaggaagaggaaaaccaacacagctgagaagaacttcattatgCAATTGCAAACATTTCagagatgcaatctccatcatcagtgctaaaaaaacagagaatattaattataatacatatacaaagtaataataataatacaaaataaaaagacgaGAAATCATTACATGGCCACAGACAAAGCAGGCAGAGTAGCAAGTAAAAAGGTACaaaccttttttgtctgtggccatgtAATGATTTATCGTGTccttttactttgtattattattattactttgtatatgtattaaaattaatattctctgttttttagcactgatgatggagattgcatctccgaaacgtttgcaattatatatatatatatatatatatatatatatatatatatatatatatatatatatatatatattgtgtgtgtgtgtgtgtgtgtgtgtgtgtgtgtgtgtgtgtgtgtgtgtgtgtgtgtgtgttttgtgtgtgtgtgtgtgtgtgtgtgtgtgtgtgtgtttgtacacacacacacacacacacacacacacacacacacacacacacatatatatatatatatatatatatatatatatatatatatatatatatatatatatatatatatatatatatatatatatatatacacacatatatatatggctggcTGCTATGTGTCCTGCACCTGCAGACGCCCCCCCGAGGAGCCGGCACTTGCGCGGCCGGGAGGAGCGGCGGCGCACCTCACGCCATCTCCCGAGACGCCCGTTGTGGGCCTTGAGGAACCCTTGAGGAGATTATCAGCTTATCCGGCGCGGCCCAACAATGGCTACAGTTGGACCGCGGGCCGCCGCCCACAATGCCCTCTCCCCGGCGCTACAAAGAGGCCTGAAGGACCCTTTGGAGGAGCTTTTGGTCCGGCCTCATAATAGGGTCAATGGAGATGAATTACTCGCGACAAAGGGTGCGTTGGAGGCGCGGCGTgggtggaggagtgagggagcGAGCGgagtttttattctccttcttcgccTTTCGCTCCTTCACTTCTCGTGGCGGCTTTGTCTTCCGGTTTCCTTTCTGTCGTCCGAGTTTcgcctcttctgcttctttcctggtgccttctttctttcccatttatttcgtatttctatttaccttttacatgatattcttttccttttatttcctattcttattttcctttcatttcctattcttattttcctttcatttcctattcttattttccttttatatgatATCATTTTCCGTTTATTTCGTATTCTTATCTGGCGTTTAATTTGTGTATTCTTCCTTCTAACTTTCCTTTGATTTTCGCCCTTGTTAGTTTTGCCCCATATTTCTTGAACTCCTTTGTCCTTGTTTCTATTCCTATTTCTATTCAACTTCTAATTATTTGTTTCATGTTTCGTCCCCTtattcttctatctcctcctccgcctcctcttcctcttacttttcttctcccatttctccaACTGCTTCCTATTGCTATCTTCCCgtctcctattccctcttcctaTCACCTCGGGTCATcgtttcttcctcctcgttcgtgcttgaaggaaggaaggaaggttcaaaggaaggaaggagggttcaAAGGAAGGAAGGTTAAGGttcaagggaaggaaggaaggttcaaaggaaggaaggaaggttcaaaggaaggaaggaaggttcaaaggaaggaaggaaggttcaaaggaaggaaggaaggttcaaaggaaggaaggaaggttcaaaggaaggaaggaaggaaggttcaaaggaaggaaggaaggaaggttcaaaggaaggaaggaaggttcaaaggaaggaaggaaggttcaaaggaaggaaggaaggttcaagggaaggaagaaggttcaaaggaaggaaggaaggttcaaaggaaggaaggaaggaaggttcaaaggaaggaaggaaggttcaaagaaggaaggaaggttcaaaggaaggaaggaaggttcaaaggaaggaaggaaggttcaaaggaaggaaggaaggttcaaaggaaggaaggaaggttcaaaggaaggaaggaaggttcaaaggaaggaaggaaggaaggaaggttcaaggaaggaaggagttcaaagggaaagggaaaggggaaggttcaaaggaaggaagaaggttcaaaggaaggaaggaaggttcaaagaaggaaggaaggttcaGAGGAAGGAGTTCAAGGAAGAAGGAAGgttcaaaggaaggaaggaaggttcaaaggagaaggaaggaggtcaAGGAGGAGGAAGGTTCAAAGGAAGGATAGTCGAGCGGCAAAATGGTAAAGGAACGGAAGCCGGTCAAGAATGGAGAGTTCCCAGGCAGAAGAGGTCCTAAGGACCCTTTGGAGGAGCTTTGGTCCGGCTCATAATAGGGTCAATGGAGATGAATACTCGCGACAAGGGTGCGTTGGAGGCGCGGCGGAGTGGAGGAGTGAGGGAGCGAGCGGAGTTTTATTCTCCGTCTTCGCCTTTCGCTCCTTCACTTCTCGTGGCGGCTTTGTCTTCCGGTTTCCTTTCTGTCGTCCGAGTTTcgcctcttctgcttctttcctggtgccttctttctttcccatttatttcgtatttctatttaccttttatatgatattcttttccttttatttcctattcttattttcctttcatttcctattcttattttccttttttttcctttttttaatttgtgtattCTTCCTTCTAACTTTCCTTTGATTTTCGCCCTGTTAGTTTTGCCCCATATTTCTTGAACTCCTTTGTCCTTGTTTCTATTCCTACTTCGTCTTCTAATTATTTGTTTCATGTTTCGTTTCATGTTActcttctatcccctcctccgcctcctcttcctcttacttttcttctcccatttctccaACTGCTTCCTATTCGTATCTTCCCgtctcctattccctcttcctaTCACCTCGGGTCAttgtttcttcctcctcgttcgtgcttgaaggaaggatggaaggttcaatggaaggaaggaaggttcaaaggaaggaaggaaggaaggttcaaaggaaggaaggaaggttcaaaggaaggaaggaaggaaggttcaaaggaaggaaggttcaaaggaaggaaggaaggttcaaaggaaggaaggaaagttcAAGAAGCTGACGTGAGAAGAGTTAAAATATCTGTTGTTTTAAGGAACTCGTTCGAATACCTTGATGAAATTTTCCAAGTGTTTTGTGACCGTAAGTGTTCGTAAAAATCTAATACAATTACAGGTTCAAGTAATGATGAAAACGGTTGAATATAACGCTGAGAATAGCAATTAAGACTTAAAATTAACTGTGAAAAATAACTATAAGATATGTTGCTGTTAATTATCTCAACTCTTTGGGAAATGAAGACCGCCAGCGTACTGGAAGTCGAATTCCAAAATTCGGTCCAAAACGAGGACCAATCTTTAACAATGATTTTTCATTTCCGAAAGCACATCATCGAGAGCATCTAACGCGACAAGGTTCGGGAACGGCAGAAACCTTTAATTGGAGGCCATTAGAGACAAGCATTACACAGTTATTAAGCGAAATTACCACACGTCTCCAATTACACTCATTAAGGGACTCGGTTTCTtgtggacagatagatggacagattgaTATTTGGATACGATGATGTTGCAGCGAAAataacatctatgtatgtatgtagatagttATGGATGCATAGTGGttagtgtgatgttgtgtgtgtgtgtatgtttgtttgtcggtgtgtgtgtgtgtgtttgttggtgtgtgtttgtgtatgtttgttggtgtgtgtgtgtgtgtgtgtgtgtgtgtgtgtgtgtgtgtgcgcgcgcgtatgtgtgtgtgtatctttgaggattattttggaatattaacaaaaaacattaattctATCTAAAGATTCACGGACATTTTGTAACGGTTTTAACGACAACTAATCAACACAAATGCAAGGATTTGTAGTTACATTAATAACACCGACTACACCTGTATATAACGCGctgataaaatatattctttctcccgcaaaaaaaatatattatagtgatgataCTCTTTAACAGAaaccttaaaatatataaattttcaaatagGAAGTAGAAATTAAAAGACCAAAATGCATTTAATTCCAATGGTAAAATAGCACGTTTTTGGTCGTtggcgaggcggggggggggaagggggggaagagagggacttGGGAGAgcgaaggaacagaagaaacgcggattattatcaaaattataaatttatccatctacttattaacgtttttcatttatttcttatttctgtttatcaatttttcttttattattatttttttcatttatctattattattattattattattattattattattattattattattattattattattattattattacatatatatatatatatatatatatatatatatatatatatatatatatatatatatataaatatatatatattctttttttgggggggagggtattttaGAATTCGTGTAGtccatatatacgtttgtgtgtatttacgtacGTATCTATGTAGGCTATGCacgcattcatgtatgtatgaatacatgaatgtatacgtttgtgtatgtattcatacttccattcatataaacattcatgggtgtattcatgtatatattaaagtatggattcatgtatgtattcgtgtgtgtgtccaCGTATGTATCCACGTATGTATTTACGAGTGGATTCATTtaagtattcatgtatgtattcatgtatgtattcatataaatatccatgtatgtattcatataaatatccatgtatgtattcatgtacgtATTCATGTCTGTATTCAGGTATGTATTAAATAAAGTATGTTTGTTCCTACACACAACTTCCCAGGTGATTGCTGATTAGAAATTAGGATTTGTTATGCATCTATTCTTCAGTATTTCTagtcatatatctgtctgtctactcgcATGTTTCTCTATTACTTCATACCATTTATATGGTTATGCATTTgcctatcgatatatataaatatctatcagtATGTTATCTATTTGTCCGtctatttacctctctatctacatctatcagtatatttatctatctgtccgtctcattatctctctatctgtatctgtcggtatctttatctctctgtccgtCAGTTTTCCTCTCTACctgtatctatttgtatatatctatctctccgtgtttatttacccatctatctgattatctatctatctatcgactgtctatctttccatcctattatatatttctttatctgtctttatgcgtatgtatttatgcacgttTCTATGCAGAATAAAGAAGGCACTTACCTTCAAGCTATTGCATTACTGGTTAAAATTACCCTTTTAATTTGCATTTTGCATTTTCTGTTCCACGTGTGTATATAGagagtgtttgcgtgtatatttaCGGTCTCTTTGCCCTGCATCGACGTTCACAAAGTAATTGAACACAGATACGCGCCATTACAACTTCGCGCGCGCAAATTTATGTTTGATCTACACCGGTGAGGCTGTTTGCGGGAGCTAAGACTGCACTTTGCATGCACACCAGAAAGTGAATTTATGTCCAGCGGATGAGGGCGCGAGCGCATCCGCCCATTCCGAGTGCACGCACGGAGGCTGTTTGTGTTTGGCCGTCCTTCGGGGCGTTCGAGTGTGTCTCCTTCGGCGGCAGGCGTCGGGGTCACGTCCTCGGACACACGCAGCAGAGGTGGCCGCGGCGCCCCAGGACCAGCAGTGTGTCGGCGCGTGTGAGCAGCCGGGCGGGGGCGGAGAGCGCCACAGGAATACCACGAGGCACCGCAGGAAGCTGGTTGGACACCGTGTTGTGCCACGGATAATAGCCCCGTGTTGGCACTCCCTAGGGGTGCCTGCTGATACCCTGGTGGAAGCTCCCAAACCCTGGGTCGCGCCTGGGAGGGGGTCGCGCCACGCTCCATTGCAGGGCACCGACAGCAATGGGCAAGTTGGGCATGTGTGTAATTCGAGGCGGTGTCGTGGGTGGCGCCGCTGACAATGTAGCGTGTGTGATGTGCCCCGCGGGGCTGCCATGTTGTCGCCGTGCCCCTCCCGTGTCACATGGCGGGGGTCACCAGCCCCCTGGGTCTTGCAGCCACATACACCAGCGCCTCAACCATGAGTCCTGGGGTCTGGACTGGCTACTGAAGGAAAGAAAACGCTTACTTTTGCTTGTATGCTTTAATGTCTTAAATATTTTTCGTGCTTGTGGTTCTTACATCATAGATACGAGTTTAAATCGTGTAAGATCACGTCTGAATGGGCCTATGCTATCTCGTACCCTGGGTGGGAGCCTACTGAGATGCTCTACAGGAGCTCACCCTTAGCTCCGCCTCCCCTGGTCGGCCTTACTCCTCCCTTTCTCGGCGTCTCTGAAAGGTGAGTGGGTAGAATTCCCATGGGAGGAGCCCATTAATTGCCTTTAGCCAATGAGAGCCGCTAAGCGTGAGAGGCGGAACCGGGGGCGGAGCCGAGTCTCCTGCCGCGAGCCAATGGGAGCCCAGAGTGTTGAGCCCCGCTGCGCGCACCAGTGGGCTGGCGAGACCCCCCGCGGCGCCCAGCGAGCCTCCCCGCTATAGCCTTAATGATGAATCGTGGAGTGTTCACACGAAGCTCAGGTGTTGTGGTGGATGTTGGGTGTCGCTTCGCTCAGGCGGAGTCAGTCGCACGCTTGAGCGCGTACAATACGGAGTGCACCAGTGAAACAGTTCAGTGCGAGAAGTGAAGTGTTTGTGAATTTACTTTTGAGAACGCGAGCTGTTAATCAGCAAAATGTTGAACCCATTTATGGATAGCGGCCACATGGGTTCGCTCATGGGCCACAAGCTCAGTCCGCCGACCCACCACATGGGCGCGGAGAGCATCGCCCACACGCAGGGCAACCAGTATAACAACGGGTACGGCATGTCGCACCACACCATGCACCACGGCCACATGGGAACGTACCCGAGAGAACTTTTCCTGCGGAGAGACCACATGACGTCGCTAGGGACGCTCGGCACGCACGAGCTGGCCAACAACCAGCACCACACGATGTTCGGGGCGACGCTGGGCGGCCACGACCCCTCCACCATGATGTTCCCCGGCCTGCACGACGCCCACCACGGCCACATGAACAACATGAACCGCCTGGCCGGCATGGACTGGTCGCACCAGCAGATGGGCTCGCAGGTGTACCACGGCATGAACCACATGAACATGAACCCCATGGCGGCGGCCCACGCGCCCGGAGCCTTCTTCAGGTACATGAGACAGCCCATCAAGCAGGAGCTGTCGTGCCTGTGGGTGGACCAGGACCAGCCCAACCCCAAGAAGCCGTGCAACAAGACCTTCACCAGCATGCACGAGATCGTGACGCACATCACAGTGGAGCACGTGGGAGGCCCTGAGTGCACGAACCACGCGTGCTACTGGCAGAGCTGTCCGCGGAACGGCCGCTCCTTCAAAGCCAAGTACAAGCTGGTGAACCACATACGGGTGCACACGGGCGAGAAGCCCTTCCCGTGTCCCTTCCCCGGGTGCGGCAAGGTCTTCGCGCGCTCCGAAAACCTCAAGATCCACAAAAGAACTCACACGGGTAAGTGCGCCTCCCTCCTTCTAAGTTGTTCTCGATCTGTCAAGGATCTTGCCTTCTTGCAAAGCGAAACGCTCGGGTGAAAGAGTGTAAGCCATACATACACGCTCGCAGCTCTCACCTccgagaaaataatagaaaaggtgACGAGCAGAgcctcaaaaaagggaaaataagttgGGAAGGAAAGGTGTAAGAGCGGAAGGCCTACCATTTATCTCGCTGATGTTTAAACGTAACCCGAGGGCCACTGTGTCCCGGCGGTCGGTCGGCGCTGCGGCCGTCACTGAACATCTGCGCTGCCCGCCCGCGCCGCTCGCACTCCTGAAACACCCAACTAAATCCATCTAGCCATTTCtacttacttttttcttcttctaaattcAAATATATGATCTCGATAGGAACACGAGAAAGagacggggaagggaaaaggaattccATTTCACCTGGAGTGTCAAATCGGATAAATGTTTTCGCTGTGCGTGCGTAGCGGCGGTAGCGCTCCCGGCGGGGACGAGCGGGACCGATAACACCTCCcagtcctctccttctctctcccgcttCCGCTCTCTCCGCCGCCCGTTGTTCTGCGTttaatttctccctttctctatctactcACTATTGTCTATCGGCGGCGAGTAATCGATGTAGATTTCAACTTTACATGATTCGGTACTCACTCTGTTATGTAAAGGCCGACACTTCACACAATCCGAGTGATAATGCAAGTCATCTCTaatttatcaaagaaaaaaatgaatattttttctttaaaaatatgccAAGTCACTATGATGtcgtaaataaaaaattatatcaagtgTGATTTGTTGGTGCTGAGTGTGGGCTGTGCActgatatagaaagaaaatacTTGTCAGAATTGTATAAGCTAAATGATATTCAAGAAGCctagtaatgttatatatatatatatatatacatatatatatatatatatatatatatatatatatatatatatatatatatatatatatatatatatatatatatatatacatttgtgtgtgtgtgtgtatatatatatatttatataacatatatacatattatatgtgcgtatgtttatatgtatgtatatacatatttttgtatagtgAACATATcgcatgtatatcacacacacgcacatacatatgtgtttatgttattatatatatatatatatatatatattatatatatatatataatatatatatatatatatatatatatatatatatatatatatatatatatatatatatatatatata
This window of the Penaeus monodon isolate SGIC_2016 chromosome 39, NSTDA_Pmon_1, whole genome shotgun sequence genome carries:
- the LOC119597317 gene encoding zinc finger protein ZIC 4-like; translation: MLNPFMDSGHMGSLMGHKLSPPTHHMGAESIAHTQGNQYNNGYGMSHHTMHHGHMGTYPRELFLRRDHMTSLGTLGTHELANNQHHTMFGATLGGHDPSTMMFPGLHDAHHGHMNNMNRLAGMDWSHQQMGSQVYHGMNHMNMNPMAAAHAPGAFFRYMRQPIKQELSCLWVDQDQPNPKKPCNKTFTSMHEIVTHITVEHVGGPECTNHACYWQSCPRNGRSFKAKYKLVNHIRVHTGEKPFPCPFPGCGKVFARSENLKIHKRTHTGEKPFKCEYEGCDRRFANSSDRKKHSHVHTSDKPYNCKVRGCDKSYTHPSSLRKHMKVHGKSPPPSGSGYESDDSTTTNGTSTSSSLVSSSNAGQTSLGSGLGGGAGGGGGGGAGGGGAGGGGGGGGGGGGHSTNLSEWYVCQSAAGMPTPPSNEHSPVGGLTHVLPPSSTAY